The proteins below come from a single Metarhizium brunneum chromosome 1, complete sequence genomic window:
- the mfs1_0 gene encoding MFS glucose transporter, producing the protein MSNMPSDTEAATTSVPLEPAQRVLAGKKSLWESIRSNPKVIFIAFFASLGGFEYGYQQGVLGQSLVMTRFMKNFPSVVESSSATGWLTSVLQLGGIVGSLSAGVLGELISRKYTMFIACCWVILGSYLYIGARDGLPSLLYAGRFFTGVGVGLFSGVGPLYNAELSAPEMRGLLVSFYQFATILGIMLSFWVGYGSNYIGGTGDSQSNLAWRIPSIVQGIPAVALAIGIWFMPFSPRWLVKVGRDDEAKSTLAWMRKLPADHELVQVEFLEIKAEAVFERKAFARDFPRMAEQGSKSAFREQIAQYINCFRTKDNMKRIMTGFLTMTWQQWIIYYATNIFQSLGLTGGTIALLATGVTGVVFLISTVPAMLIIDRVGRKPMLLVGSVVMGVSMVIVGIIVAKFRHDWPNHVAAGWTAVALIWVYIAGFGATWGPVSWTLISEIFPLSIRAKGASIGAMSNWLNNFAIAFFVPPMLEAWAWGTYIFFAVFLTAGIFWVWFCLPETKNATLEEMDRVFGSHTGERDAELLREAQREVGLTALLEGRVDRTAKAGVEKHIEAL; encoded by the exons ATGTCCAATATGCCCTCGGATACCGAGGCTGCCACGACAAGTGTTCCCTTGGAACCGGCGCAAAGGGTTCTGGCGGGAAAGAAGTCGTTGTGGGAGTCTATCCGATCCAACCCCAAGGTGATCTTCATTGCCTTCTTTGCCTC ATTGGGCGGGTTTGAATATGGCTACCAACAAGGTGTTCTTGGCCAATCCCTTGTCATGACACGCTTTATGAAAAACTTCCCATCGGTGGTTGAATCGTCCTCTGCAACGGGCTGGCTCACTTCAGTTCTGCAGCTTGGTGGTATCGTGGGCTCTCTGTCGGCGGGTGTACTCGGAGAACTTATTTCCCGAAAGTATACCATGTTTATTGCTTGCTGCTGGGTCATTCTGGGGAGCTACTTGTACATTGGTGCTCGTGACGGCCTACCATCCCTGCTATATGCCGGGAGATTCTTTACAGGTGTCGGCGTAGGACTGTTTAGCGGCGTTGGACCTTTGTACAATGCCGAGTTGTCGGCTCCGGAAATGAGAGGGCTGCTGGTGTCGTTTTATCAATTCGCCACTATCCTGGGTATCATGTTGTCCTTCTGGGTTGGCTATGGAAGCAACTACATTGGCGGTACTGGTGATTCTCAGTCCAATCTGGCGTGGAGGATACCCTCCATTGTTCAAGGTATTCCTGCCGTGGCTCTGGCAATTGGTATCTGGTTCATGCCCTTCTCTCCTCGGTGGCTCGTCAAGGTGGGCCGTGACGACGAAGCCAAATCCACCCTGGCCTGGATGCGAAAGCTTCCCGCTGACCACGAGCTTGTGCAAGTCGAATTTCTTGAAATAAAAGCAGAGGCCGTATTTGAGAGGAAGGCTTTTGCTAGAGATTTCCCTCGCATGGCCGAGCAAGGGAGCAAGAGCGCTTTCCGCGAGCAAATCGCCCAATACATCAACTGTTTTCGAACCAAGGATAATATGAAACGAATTATGACAGGTTTTCTAACGATGACTTGGCAACAGTGGA TTATTTATTATGCCACCAACATATTCCAGAGTCTGGGGCTTACGGGAGGCACCATCGCACTCCTGGCGACGGGTGTGACTGGCGTTGTGTTTTTAATAAGCACGGTGCCCGCAATG TTGATTATCGACCGGGTCGGCCGAAAACCAATGTTGCTAGTTGGCTCGGTCGTCATGGGCGTCAGCATGGTCATTGTGGGCATCATTGTTGCCAAATTTAGACACGACTGGCCTAACCAcgtggctgctggctggaCAGCAGTTG CCCTGATCTGGGTGTATATCGCCGGCTTCGGTGCCACCTGGGGCCCGGTGTCATGGACACTGATATCGGAAATCTTCCCCCTGTCTATTAGGGCCAAGGGCGCATCAATCGGTGCCATGAGCAACTGGTTGAACAACTTTGCCATTGCCTTCTTTGTGCCGCCGATGCTGGAGGCATGGGCGTGGGGCACCTACATCTTCTTTGCCGTGTTCCTCACAGCCGGCATTTTCTGGGTGTGGTTCTGCCTACCGGAAACAAAAAACGCCACTCTTGAAGAGATGGACCGTGTGTTTGGCAGCCATACCGGTGAGAGGGATGCAGAGTTATTGCGCGAGGCGCAGAGAGAAGTCGGGCTCACGGCGTTGCTGGAGGGCCGCGTCGACAGgacggccaaggctggcgtTGAGAAGCACATTGAAGCACTGTAG
- the xanA_0 gene encoding Isonitrile hydratase-like protein codes for MAAHKTSAVSDEPIEVLIALHNKFDLLDLAGPMEVFTTAQHDPKDETSKAFEVTLAGAEPKVLSEQGAIVGSQISFKEAHERLEDFDILVILGGNSDEILKADTEPLGLINNFAELQKKDPARERTILSVCTGSLFLARENILSGLSATTHPDYLTKFENVCSDAATRNMTERCDVVEDARYVVNNLRFDLGDEDENPYIRRKSDAGRRPSNARKGSMSFKGSNSRRESIARRAAMRLGGLRVITAGGVSAGVDAALYLVSALVDEECAVEAARLIQWTWNKGVVVDGLDV; via the exons ATGGCTGCACATAAGACGTCCGCAGTGTCGGACGAACCCATTGAAGTCCTCATTGCCCTGCACAACAAGTTCGACCTTCTCGACCTTGCGGGGCCAATGGAGGTTTTCACCACGGCCCAACACGACCCTAAGGACGAGA CCTCCAAGGCTTTTGAAGTGACTCTTGCCGGGGCTGAGCCCAAGGTCCTTTCCGAGCAGGGTGCCATTGTTGGCTCTCAAATCTCCTTCAAGGAAGCCCACGAACGCCTCGAGGACTTTGATATCCTCGTCATTCTTGGTGGCAATTCCGATGAGATCCTCAAGGCAGACACCGAGCCACTTGGCCTCATCAATAACTTTGCTGAGCTCCAGAAGAAGGATCCTGCCCGTGAACGCACCATCCTCTCTGTGTGCACGGGATCTCTTTTCCTTGCCAGAGAGAACATTCTCTCTGGCCTCTCTGCCACCACTCACCCCGACTACTTGACCAAGTTCGAGAATGTTTGCAGCGATGCTGCTACTCGCAACATGACTGAGCGTTGCGACGTCGTTGAAGACGCCCGATACGTCGTCAACAACCTCCGCTTCGACCttggagacgaggatgagAATCCATACATTCGCCGCAAGTCAGACGCTGGGCGTCGTCCCTCGAATGCTCG AAAGGGCAGCATGTCTTTCAAGGGCTCCAACTCTCGCCGCGAGTCCATTGCGCGCCGTGCCGCGATGCGCCTCGGTGGTCTTCGCGTCATCACTGCTGGAGGAGTAAGCGCTGGCGTTGATGCAGCTTTGTATCTTGTCAGCGCTCTGGTTGATGAAGAATGTGCGGTGGAGGCTGCCAGGTTGATTCAGTGGACCTGGAACAAGGGCGTAGTCGTCGACGGTCTCGACGTCTAA
- the tsc1 gene encoding Tuberous sclerosis 1 — translation MASTTSLKELVKTINTFLVDPSLPLPDTFVDTLTTFTQKQEEDDNSAADLLQDSLLSVFDKRVKGNAKAVGPWIAILRRLLPVLQTPERILPWFDACKGILDRADLDKYVVDETVASLMDLITLIDEFQISFAANSAANRIIDRLFQVWMDRFYPALLDGNTSSEYNERLIRHALCNFGKKRPKELFTAMDGYFVQSKYRKSALRFLCDFIQIQPPHLHQVLHTSLFGNLMTCLQHDTSTTIVSAALTTLIMLLPHMPSSLVPHLPALFNIYGRLLFWDREHSRPAEWPDSDGAGPEPAPGWEVATFDPDVDDQSIAHLPNYYTILYGLYPINFMDYIRKPQRYLRHANAANADEVEVQPTEMRHRSETFRRNHLLHPNFYSLTIDSEKTDFGRWIKSEAAEVVAECMGLCLETDLYNFADLSSAEIPGSSPGVVNTTAALGNDVLEKSKADAALLSGPGGKHDSWRNSHLTASDSASSNQTPVTAMRRGSQSSVPSHRDSTGDGRSRTGGTDSPTLTLSPSHPQLQDLIQSNKVIKSGLHQSLANDSVASLALSHQDSVTEKAPPGAPTASAATAPLPLTSHSPFPTSEMSTQVVHLQKQILLLQNDLSFERYLKQQHMAHIGDLRRKQMAEAATEAETQNLIMMNRNLKSRFEDAKNSEMQVKKESEKSRAMAKKWEADLANKLKDLRHKSKKMQAEMEALQRELEESKQEGDKLRKLLCAAEVKELNWKQNMQSIEIHGAEIDRLKAEVERLTRSERDHQAKELERQQMINSATKTESRAEALKMRLDAQENEVQRVKKLFQSQVAALQTQLSEAQEERERPGSNSNLAVESALAASRAKQAELQKQHALLMRKYTALQSSLLDMQSEQPPEQTRATASQHQPTDADYLSLSTSPVVVKARSHRALSNAEATGHNMKSAGGSQSGGTTTGSTLTKEGSGSQAEASGSPISPDQRTFSGLQSRLRRDSRDKSKDDGSSASGKPKKEKKSSGLRGIRGFV, via the exons ATGGCTTCCACAAC CTCGTTAAAGGAGCTCGTCAAGACCATCAATAccttcctcgtcgacccGTCTCTCCCACTTCCAGATACCTTCGTCGAcaccctcaccaccttcacccaaaagcaagaagaagatgacaaTTCCGCTGCCGACCTCCTCCAAGATAGCCTGCTCTCTGTCTTCGATAAGCGAGTCAAGGGCAATGCCAAGGCTGTAGGCCCATGGATCGCCATCCTTCGACGATTGCTGCCGGTTCTGCAGACTCCAGAAAGAATTTTGCCGTGGTTTGATGCATGCAAGGGCATCTTGGACAGGGCCGATCTAGACAAATATGTCGTTGATGAGACCGTGGCCTCCCTCATGGATCTGATAACTCTTATCGACGAGTTTCAAATCTCATTTGCAGCCAACTCGGCTGCTAACCGCATCATAGACCGCCTGTTTCAAGTATGGATGGATCGCTTCTACCCAGCTCTTCTGGATGGTAACACTTCGTCCGAGTACAATGAGAGGCTAATCCGCCACGCCTTGTGCAATTTCGGGAAGAAGCGACCCAAGGAGCTCTTCACCGCCATGGATGGGTATTTTGTTCAAAGCAAGTATCGCAAGTCGGCACTGAGATTTCTTTGTGACTTTATTCAGATTCAACCACCGCATCTACACCAAGTTCTGCATACGTCGCTATTTGGCAATCTTATGACTTGTTTGCAGCATGACACGTCAACAACCATTGTGTCCGCTGCGTTGACGACTCTCATCATGCTTCTGCCACACATGCCGAGCTCTTTGGTACCGCATTTGCCTGCATTGTTCAACATTTACGGCCGCCTTCTGTTTTGGGACAGAGAACACTCGAGACCGGCCGAGTGGCCCGATAGTGACGGGGCTGGTCCTGAACCCGCTCCTGGATGGGAGGTGGCAACATTTGATCCGGATGTCGACGACCAATCCATCGCTCACCTTCCCAATTACTATACCATTTTGTACGGTCTATATCCCATCAACTTTATGGACTATATTCGCAAACCACAGAGATACTTGCGCCATGCCAATGCAGCCAATGCAGATGAAGTAGAGGTCCAGCCAACTGAGATGCGCCATCGGTCTGAAACCTTCCGGCGAAACCATCTGTTGCATCCCAATTTCTACTCTCTCACCATTGATTCTGAAAAGACCGATTTTGGCCGCTGGATAAAGagcgaggctgccgaggtCGTGGCTGAGTGTATGGGCTTATGTCTGGAGACGGACTTGTACAACTTTGCTGATCTGAGTTCTGCGGAAATCCCTGGCTCCAGCCCGGGGGTTGTCAACACCACTGCAGCTCTCGGTAATGATGTGTTGGAAAAGTCCAAGGCCGATGCCGCCTTATTGAGCGGCCCGGGTGGAAAGCATGATAGCTGGCGCAACTCACACCTGACGGCTTCAGACTCCGCCTCAAGCAACCAGACACCAGTCACTGCAATGCGTCGTGGCTCACAGTCAAGCGTACCATCACATCGGGATTCTACTGGCGACGGGCGGTCAAGAACGGGTGGGACAGATAGCCCGACTTTGACACTATCGCCATCCCACCCCCAGTTGCAAGATTTAATTCAGTCTAACAAGGTCATCAAATCAGGTTTGCACCAATCGTTGGCCAACGACAGCGTCGCATCGCTTGCTCTGAGCCATCAGGACTCGGTCACAGAGAAAGCCCCTCCTGGTGCTccaacagcatcagcagcaacggcgccGCTTCCGCTTACATCGCACTCACCCTTCCCAACCTCAGAAATGTCTACCCAAGTTGTACACTTACAAAAGCAAATCTTGCTTTTGCAAAATGACTTGAGTTTTGAGCGCTACCTGAAGCAACAGCACATGGCACATATTGGCGACCTTCGACGCAAGCAGATGGCTGAAGCAGCAACAGAAGCCGAGACACAAAATTTGATTATGATGAACCGAAATCTCAAGAGCCGGTTTGAGGATGCTAAAAACTCCGAGATGCAGGTCAAAAAGGAGTCAGAGAAGAGTCGCGCCATGGCGAAGAAATGGGAGGCCGATTTGGCCAACAAGTTGAAAGACTTGCGACACAAGTCCAAGAAGATGCAGGCCGAAATGGAAGCATTGCAACGGGAATTGGAGGAATCCAAACAAGAAGGCGACAAACTCCGCAAGCTGCTTTGCGCCGCTGAAGTCAAGGAACTAAACTGGAAACAAAACATGCAGTCTATTGAAATACATGGCGCCGAGATCGACCGCCTGAAGGCTGAAGTGGAACGGCTGACGAGGTCTGAGAGAGACCATCAAGCCAAGGAGTTGGAACGTCAGCAGATGATAAACTCTGCGACAAAGACGGAGAGCCGGGCTGAGGCTCTGAAGATGAGGCTAGATGCACAGGAAAATGAGGTTCAGCGCGTGAAGAAATTGTTCCAGTCGCAAGTTGCGGCTCTTCAAACACAACTTTCTGAAGCGCAGGAGGAGCGCGAACGGCCTGGGTCCAACTCGAATCTCGCTGTAGAAAGTGCTTTGGCGGCCAGTCGGGCCAAGCAAGCGGAACTGCAGAAACAGCATGCTCTGCTGATGCGCAAGTATACAGCACTTCAGTCGTCACTGCTGGATATGCAGTCAGAACAGCCACCAGAGCAAACGCGGGCAACGGCGTCTCAGCACCAACCAACGGACGCAGATTATCTGTCATTGTCAACCAGCCCGGTTGTTGTCAAGGCCCGGTCACATCGAGCATTGTCTAATGCAGAAGCAACAGGCCACAACATGAAGTCGGCCGGGGGTTCGCAATCCGGCGGGACTACGACAGGCAGTACACTTACGAAAGAGGGCAGTGGTTCCCAGGCCGAAGCGTCGGGAAGCCCCATTTCTCCTGACCAGAGAACTTTTA GCGGCCTACAGAGTCGACTGCGTCGGGACTCGAGAGATAAGAGCAAGGATGATGGCAGCAGTGCTTCAGGGAAGccaaagaaggaaaagaagtcTTCTGGCTTAAGAGGCATCAGGGGATTTGTATAG
- the zipt-7.1 gene encoding Zinc transporter codes for MARPAVLWLLLALTACALAAPQNEVSKHALESLSLDDLDHELQTCPIVQELSAIKHAHHAAAPSSLTTRLFAVLFPGSPAVNALLATLYISGPPNFLLALCPTNIDPSSLSVMVAFAVGGLLGDTLFHLLPEIFLGEDEPDRARFVLVEPNRNLVLGLAILVGFMTFVAMDKGLRIATGGAGHDHHSHAHAHEADAQTTTAAASGADTGTGNGQVKSRRKGKGKKEHADEDHHKEVNPSVKLGGYLNLIADFTHNITDGLAMSASFYASPTIGATTTVAVFFHEIPHEVGDFALLVQSGFSKRAAMASQFVTAIGALMGTLIGIAIQEFGGGNTDGEASMPRNAGLWGTSLTWGDMLLPFTAGTFLYVGTVAVIPELLETGPNKMQELRKTLVQFSAVAVGAGIMLYISWHD; via the exons ATGGCGCGCCCAGCAGTCTTATGGCTGCTCCTCGCCCTGACAGCCTGCGCGCTCGCGGCACCCCAAAACGAGGTCAGCAAGCATGCCCTCGAGAGCTTGAgcctcgacgacctcgaccATGAACTCCAG ACGTGCCCAATTGTCCAAGAGCTGTCGGCCATCAAGCACGCCCATCACGCCGCGGCGCCCTCGTCCCTCACGACGCGCCTCTTCGCCGTCCTCTTCCCCGGGTCTCCCGCCGTCAACGCCCTCCTCGCGACGCTGTACATCTCTGGCCCGCCCAACTTTCTGCTCGCGCTATGCCCGACAAACATTGACCCGTCGTCACTGAGCGTCATGGTCGCTTTTGCCGTGGGCGGCCTGCTGGGCGACACGCTGTTCCACCTGCTGCCCGAGATTTTCTtgggcgaggacgagccCGACAGGGCCAGGTTTGTGCTTGTCGAGCCCAACAGGAACTTGGTCCTGGGGCTAGCCATCCTCGTTGGGTTCATGACGTTTGTCGCCATGGACAAGGGGCTGCGCATCGCGAccggcggcgcgggccaCGACCACCACTCgcacgcccacgcccacgagGCTGATGCCCAGACGACCACGGCGGCTGCGAGCGGCGCCGACACTGGCACTGGAAACGGGCAGGTCAAGTCGCGCaggaagggcaagggcaagaaggaaCATGCCGACGAGGACCATCACAAGGAGGTGAATCCCAGCGTGAAACTAGGGGGGTACCTCAACTTGAT CGCCGACTTTACGCACAACATCACCGACGGCCTCGCCATGTCTGCCAGTTTCTATGCGTCGCCAACCATTGGCGCCACCACCACggtcgccgtcttcttccacgAAATCCCCCACGAGGTCGGCGACTTTGCGCTCCTCGTGCAGTCGGGCTTCTCCAAGcgggcggccatggcgtcgcAGTTTGTCACGGCCATTGGCGCGCTGATGGGCACCCTGATCGGCATTGCCATTCAGGAATTCGGCGGCGGGAACACGGACGGCGAGGCTTCCATGCCGCGCAATGCCGGGCTCTGGGGCACAAGCCTG ACCTGGGGTGACATGTTGCTGCCCTTTACTGCCGGCACGTTCCTCTACGTCGGCACCGTGGCGGTCATCCCGGAGCTCCTGGAGACGGGACCCAACAAGATGCAGGAGCTTCGAAAGACGCTGGTGCAGTTCTCTGCCGTGGCGGTCGGCGCGGGCATCATGCTGTACATTTCGTGGCACGACTAG
- the TMN7 gene encoding Transmembrane 9 superfamily member 7: protein MFWISRYIGLGTLLNLALLCHVNAFYIPGWSIKSYKEDQQIPLMVNKVYSDNTQLQYAYYDLPFVCPPTGQHKSAAGLLSGQSIPLNLGEVLRGDRIMASDMELAMKKDTSCNVLCTREISRSDLRRAKELVHDGYVTEWIVDNLPGATSFVTVDKTKKYYAAGFKLGYTEFSPSTGKARYYLHNHHTIVIRYRQAAGRAGARGEKIVVGFEVYPKSIGNGNRRDTKGCPVDLQNINQPLELYMAPNKTLDAAAPIYTDSSYQPAATEVDDDSAGGTISIPYTYSVYFREDDTIEWSHRWDLYFVNQEEGSRIHWLAIVNSLIICGLLTGIVMIILAKTIRTDIQGYKDAKAEDGKLRSKRKSRSGNRTPKEKPGLLDQGDDAENDADISSDDEALEEVTGWKLLHADVFRTPRSGNLLAPLVGSGMQLMFMAMGLVLLSAIGVLNPSFRGGFVSVGVGLFIFAGLFSGYFSARVFKSFDGRDYRANALVTAFLFPGLAFALVFVLNLFVWAQASSTAIPFGTLIAIVFLWLCVQVPLVLAGSYYGYLKAGAWAHPTRTTAIPRQVPRQAWYIKSLQSILLAGLIPFAVIFIELLFVFQSLWQDKSGYYYVFGFLAVVSMILVVTIAEVTIVTIYIQLCSENYHWWWQSFFVGGGSALWVFAYSIWYYFFKLHITGLVSSLLFFSYSFMACCVYGLLTGTIGFLSAYAFVRRIYSAIKVD from the exons ATGTTCTGGATATCAAGATATATCGGCCTCGGCACCTTGCTTAACTTGGCATTGCTTTGCCACGTAAATGCATTTTATATTCCTG GGTGGTCAATCAAGAGCTACAAGGAAGACCAGCAGATCCCACTCATGGTCAACAAGGTCTACTCCGACAACACCCAACTCCAGTATGCCTATTACGATCTGCCTTTTGTCTGCCCGCCGACCGGGCAGCACAAGTCTGCTGCGGGCCTTCTCAGCGGACAGAGCATCCCACTTAATCTAGGCGAGGTACTTCGTGGAGATCGCATCATGGCCTCCGACATGGAACTTGCCATGAAAAAGGACACGTCGTGCAACGTCCTCTGCACCAGGGAAATTTCGCGCAGCGATCTCAGACGCGCCAAAGAATTGGTCCACGATGGCTACGTCACTGAATGGATTGTTGATAACTTGCCTGGAGCTACAAGTTTTGTTACGGTGGATAAGACCAAAAAGTACTACGCCGCCGGATTCAAGCTTGGATACACGGAATTTTCCCCGAGCACAGGCAAGGCGCGCTACTACCTGCATAACCACCACACTATTGTCATACGCTACCGCCAAGCTGCTGGACGAGCTGGTGCCCGAGGCGAAAAGATTGTTGTCGGATTCGAAGTCTATCCCAAGAGTATTGGCAACGGGAACAGGCGAGACACCAAAGGATGCCCTGTCGATTTGCAGAACATCAACCAGCCTCTTGAGCTCTACATGGCCCCCAACAAGACACTCGATGCAGCTGCGCCCATATATACCGATTCATCATACCAGCCTGCTGCTACCGAAGTTGACGATGACAGCGCTGGTGGTACAATCAGCATCCCCTACACCTATTCGGTCTATTTCCGAGAAGATGATACTATTGAATGGTCTCACCGTTGGGACCTGTATTTTGTAAACCAGGAAGAGGGCTCGCGTATTCATTGGCTTGCTATTGTTAACTCCCTCATTATTTGTGGCTTGCTGACGGGCATTGTCATGATAatcctggccaagacgattcGCACCGATATTCAAGGATAcaaggatgccaaggccGAAGATGGAAAACTTCGATCAAAGCGCAAGAGCCGATCCGGTAACCGAACGCCGAAGGAGAAGCCTGGTTTGCTCGATCAGGGTGACGATGCCGAAAATGATGCAGACATCTCATCCGACGACGAGGCTCTCGAGGAAGTGACTGGGTGGAAGCTTCTGCACGCCGACGTGTTTAGAACTCCACGGTCCGGCAATCTTTTGGCACCGCTTGTGGGCTCTGGTATGCAGCTCATGTTCATGGCCATGGGTTTAGTCCTGTTGAGCGCAATCGGCGTGTTGAACCCCAGCTTCCGCGGCGGCTTCGTCAGTGTGGGTGTCGGCCTGTTCATTTTTGCAGGCCTCTTTTCTGGCTACTTTTCCGCTCGCGTGTTCAAGAGCTTCGACGGCAGGGACTACAGAGCAAACGCATTGGTCACGGCCTTCTTGTTCCCCGGCCTTGCCTTTGCGCTTGTGTTCGTCCTCAACCTGTTTGTGTGGGCACAGGCATCCAGCACGGCTATCCCCTTTGGAACCTTGATTGCCATTGTATTCTTGTGGCTGTGTGTCCAGGTCCCTCTGGTGTTGGCAGGGTCGTACTACGGCTATCTCAAGGCGGGCGCATGGGCGCATCCTACCAGAACGACAGCCATTCCTCGCCAAGTGCCGCGGCAGGCTTGGTACATCAAGTCTCTGCAGTCGATACTGCTGGCTGGGCTTATCCCGTTTGCCGTCATCTTTATTGAGCTTTTGTTTGTCTTCCAGTCTTTGTGGCAGGACAAGAGCGGGTACTATTATGTATTCGGATTCCTGGCGGTTGTTTCCATGATCCTGGTGGTGACTATTGCCGAAGTGACTATTGTCACGATTTACATCCAGCTATGCTCCGAAAACTACCATTGGTGGTGGCAGTCATTCTttgtgggcggcggcagcgcgTTGTGGGTGTTTGCCTACAGCATTTGGTATTACTTTTTCAAGCTGCACATTACGGGACTTGTAAGCAgtctcctcttcttcagctaCAGCTTTATGGCCTGCTGTGTATATGGACTTTTGACCGGAACTATTGGATTCCTAAGCGCCTATGCATTTGTCCGGAGAATATATAG TGCAATTAAAGTTGATTAG
- the DDC gene encoding Aromatic-L-amino-acid decarboxylase, which yields MDTNEFRTAAKAAIDEIADYHDNVSSKRVVSDVQPGYLRRLLPSSAPLDPEPFDAIRADIQDKIMPGITHWNSPGFMAFFPCSSSYPSAIAEMYSNAFSGAHFNWICSPAVTELETIVLDWIAQALGLPECYTSSGSTHGGGVLHGSASEAILTVMVGARDKYIAAKTAHLPDGEDKEEEVWRLRSKLVALGSAGAHSSTKKAAQVLGVRFATVPIYEEDGLAMKGESLAKTLDELAAKGLEPFYLTTTMGTTDVCAVDDFAGIASVLQGRIAAGKTELFVHVDAAYAGSALLLPENQHIAAPLVHFHSFNFNPHKWMLTTFDCSATFVRSRADLITALSIKPPYLRNQFSDNELVTDYRDWQIPLGRRFRSLKLWFVLRSYGISGLQAHIRNGVAMGEKLEERLRRRRDLFTVFTASRFGLVSLRVAGKDEDEVNARTEKVYEAVNAGGSFYLTSTVVGGKFAIRVCLGVPTVREEHVQGVFEALVKEAETVCGDLPN from the exons ATGGACACCAACGAGTTTAgaacggcggccaaggcggctaTTGACGAGA TTGCCGACTACCATGACAATGTCTCCTCCAAGCGTGTCGTCTCCGACGTCCAGCCCGGCTACCTACGCCGCTTGCTCCCTTCGTCGGCGCCGCTAGACCCGGAGCCGTTCGACGCCATCCGCGCCGACATCCAGGACAAGATCATGCCGGGCATCACGCACTGGAACAGTCCCGGCTTCATGGCCTTCTTCCCCTGCTCGAGCAGCTACCCGtccgccattgccgagaTGTACTCCAACGCCTTCAGCGGCGCCCACTTCAACTGGATCTGCAGCCCTGCCGTCACGGAGCTCGAGACCATTGTGCTCGACTGGATCGCCCAGGCCCTCGGCCTCCCGGAGTGCTACACTTCCAGCGGGAGCacccacggcggcggcgtcctgCATGGCTCGGCCAGCGAGGCCATCCTCACCGTCATGGTTGGCGCGCGAGACAAGTacattgccgccaagacGGCACACCTCCCcgacggcgaggacaaggaggaggaggtatGGCGCCTGCGGAGCAAGCTCGTCGCCCTGGGCAGCGCCGGCGCGCACTCGAGCACCAAGAAGGCCGCCCAGGTGCTCGGCGTGCGCTTCGCCACCGTCCCCATCTACGAGGAGGACGGGCTGGCCATGAAGGGCGAGTCCCTGGCCAAGACgctcgacgagctcgccgcCAAGGGCCTGGAGCCCTTCTacctcaccaccaccatgggCACCACCGACGtctgcgccgtcgacgactttgccggcATCGCGAGCGTCCTCCAGGGCCGGATCGCTGCCGGCAAGACGGAGCTGTTCGTccacgtcgacgccgcctaCGCCGGCTCGGCGCTCCTCCTCCCGGAGAACCAGCACATCGCCGCGCCGCTCGTGCACTTCCACTCGTTCAACTTCAACCCGCACAAGTGGATGCTCACCACGTTTGACTGCAGCGCGACGTTTGTGCGCTCCCGCGCCGACCTCATCACCGCGCTGAGCATCAAGCCGCCGTACCTGCGCAACCAGTTCTCCGACAACGAGCTCGTCACCGACTACAGGGACTGGCAGATCCCCCTGGGCCGGCGCTTCCGCTCGCTCAAGCTGTGGTTCGTCCTGCGCAGCTACGGCATAAGCGGCCTGCAGGCGCACATTCGCAACggcgtggccatgggcgAGAAGCTCGAGGAGAGGCTGCGCCGCAGAAGGGACCTGTTTACCGTCTTTACCGCCTCGAGGTTCGGCCTGGTCTCGCTGCGCGTCGCCGGtaaggacgaggacgaggtgaATGCGCGCACGGAGAAGGTGTACGAGGCTGTGAATGCCGGCGGCAGCTTCTACCTGACGAGCACCGTTGTCGGCGGCAAGTTTGCCATTAGGGTGTGCTTGGGGGTGCCCACCGTGCGGGAGGAGCATGTGCAGGGCGTGTTTGAGGCCTTGGTCAAGGAGGCCGAGACGGTCTGTGGCGACTTGCCGAATTAG